One genomic window of Polyangium aurulentum includes the following:
- a CDS encoding RNA polymerase sigma factor, whose translation MSEGHACCTPEPAAEATAGLTPELVRVLVDNHARFLAFLERRVGQRDVAEEILQEAFVRGLDKGSSLRDAESVTAWFYRLLRNALVDRQRRRGTEVRALELAAHEPSEDEPAPDEALMGTVCGCVNGLIDTLKPEYAAAIKRVDLDGLSVQAFAAETGISANNAGVRLHRAREALHRQLVKSCGTCTEHGCLECTCEVREGKKGCGQG comes from the coding sequence ATGTCGGAAGGGCACGCCTGCTGCACCCCTGAACCTGCTGCCGAGGCCACGGCGGGCCTCACGCCCGAGCTCGTGCGCGTGCTCGTGGACAACCACGCCCGCTTCTTGGCCTTCCTCGAGCGGCGCGTGGGCCAGCGCGACGTGGCCGAGGAGATCCTGCAGGAGGCCTTCGTGCGCGGCCTCGACAAGGGCTCCTCGCTGCGCGACGCCGAGTCGGTGACCGCGTGGTTCTATCGGCTGCTGCGCAACGCGCTCGTCGATCGTCAGCGGCGACGCGGCACCGAGGTGCGCGCGCTGGAACTCGCCGCGCACGAGCCTTCGGAGGACGAGCCCGCGCCCGACGAAGCGCTGATGGGCACGGTCTGCGGCTGCGTGAACGGCCTCATCGACACGTTGAAGCCCGAGTATGCAGCGGCCATCAAGCGCGTGGACCTCGACGGACTGAGCGTGCAGGCGTTCGCAGCAGAGACAGGGATCAGCGCGAACAACGCGGGCGTGCGGCTGCATCGCGCGCGAGAGGCGCTGCACCGGCAGCTCGTGAAGAGCTGCGGGACGTGCACGGAGCACGGGTGCCTGGAGTGCACGTGCGAGGTGCGGGAAGGGAAGAAAGGGTGTGGGCAGGGGTGA
- a CDS encoding enoyl-CoA hydratase-related protein, whose amino-acid sequence MSEPTSSPVKVERRGTVGVLVIDRADRRNALSRETLYALGRLGKELVADPAVRAIVVTGAGDKAFCAGADLKERQGMSPDDVRRQVGLYRSELGVLDRSEKPVVAAINGVAFGGGLEVALLCDLRVAAPHAELALPETTLGIIPGAGGTQRLPRVVGEARAKEMILLGRKLTAAEALAWGLVNRVSPAGTNVVDDAVAWIEPIANGAPIAQSAALRAIDTSYEVPLELGLELERVYYDETLRSEDRLEALRAFAEKRKPQFTGK is encoded by the coding sequence ATGTCCGAACCCACCTCCTCCCCCGTGAAGGTCGAGCGGCGCGGCACCGTCGGCGTCCTCGTCATCGACCGCGCCGACCGCAGAAACGCCCTCTCGCGCGAGACGCTCTACGCCCTCGGTCGCCTTGGCAAAGAGCTCGTGGCCGATCCGGCCGTGCGCGCCATCGTCGTCACCGGCGCGGGCGACAAGGCCTTCTGCGCGGGCGCCGACCTCAAAGAGCGCCAGGGCATGAGCCCGGACGACGTCCGCAGGCAGGTGGGCCTGTACCGCTCCGAGCTCGGCGTGCTCGACAGGAGCGAAAAGCCCGTCGTGGCCGCCATCAACGGCGTCGCGTTCGGCGGCGGGCTAGAGGTCGCGCTCCTCTGCGATCTGCGCGTGGCCGCCCCGCACGCCGAGCTCGCGCTCCCCGAGACCACGCTCGGCATCATCCCCGGCGCGGGCGGCACGCAGCGCCTGCCGCGCGTCGTCGGCGAGGCGCGCGCCAAGGAGATGATCCTCCTCGGTCGCAAGCTCACGGCCGCCGAGGCGCTCGCCTGGGGCCTCGTCAACCGCGTCTCGCCCGCGGGCACGAACGTCGTCGACGACGCGGTCGCCTGGATCGAGCCCATCGCGAACGGCGCGCCGATCGCGCAGAGCGCGGCGCTGCGCGCCATCGACACCTCGTACGAGGTCCCGCTCGAGCTGGGCCTCGAGCTCGAGCGCGTCTACTACGACGAGACGCTGCGCAGCGAGGACCGCCTCGAAGCGCTGCGCGCCTTCGCCGAGAAGCGAAAGCCGCAGTTCACGGGCAAGTAG
- a CDS encoding FAD:protein FMN transferase: MKGSRILATLVLLLAGCGQSTPPEPEGRSSAPTAAPRPAPFTPQKVSLEDKAMGTHVLITTYTTRELDEAAIRPKLQKAVDEIRRLERLMTTWRDDSEISRINQAAGKAAVAVGPETFEVIKRSISVAAQSDGVFDISFESMRDLWRFDENKVEEVPSREAIDKARELIDYRKIKLDDAARSVRLDKPGMRISLGGIAKGYGVDAASRVLLGEGLTSFFIQAGGDLYVRGKKPDGSPYRVGARDPRGQGPSDFFALIDVTDHAFSTAGDYERSFVKDGKRWHHIIDPRTGYPARASRSVTVWAKDAFTADGIDDAIFILGPEKGLPLCEAIEDCGAVVVDAKNKVWVSKRLEGKIQILRDPTDGV, translated from the coding sequence ATGAAGGGGAGCCGCATCCTCGCCACGCTCGTGCTCCTGCTCGCGGGCTGCGGACAGTCGACGCCGCCCGAGCCCGAGGGCCGATCGTCGGCGCCCACGGCCGCGCCGCGCCCTGCGCCCTTCACGCCGCAGAAGGTGAGCCTCGAGGACAAGGCGATGGGCACGCACGTGCTCATCACGACCTACACGACGCGCGAACTCGACGAGGCCGCGATCCGACCCAAGCTGCAAAAGGCGGTGGACGAGATCCGCCGCCTCGAGCGGCTCATGACCACCTGGCGCGACGACAGCGAGATCTCGCGCATCAACCAGGCCGCGGGCAAGGCGGCCGTGGCGGTCGGGCCCGAGACGTTCGAGGTGATCAAGAGGAGCATCTCGGTGGCCGCGCAGTCCGATGGCGTGTTCGACATCTCGTTCGAGTCGATGCGCGACCTGTGGCGCTTCGACGAGAACAAGGTCGAGGAGGTGCCCTCGCGCGAGGCGATCGACAAGGCGCGCGAGCTCATCGACTACCGCAAGATCAAGCTCGACGACGCCGCGCGCTCGGTGCGCCTCGACAAGCCCGGGATGCGCATCAGCCTCGGCGGCATCGCCAAGGGCTACGGCGTCGACGCGGCCTCGCGCGTGCTGCTCGGCGAGGGACTCACGTCGTTCTTCATCCAGGCGGGCGGAGACCTGTACGTGCGCGGCAAGAAGCCCGACGGGTCGCCCTATCGCGTCGGCGCGCGCGATCCGCGCGGGCAAGGTCCGAGCGATTTCTTCGCGCTGATCGACGTCACCGATCACGCCTTCTCGACCGCAGGCGACTACGAGCGCTCGTTCGTGAAGGACGGCAAGCGCTGGCACCACATCATCGACCCGCGCACGGGCTACCCGGCGCGCGCGAGCCGCAGCGTGACCGTGTGGGCCAAGGACGCCTTCACCGCCGACGGGATCGACGACGCGATCTTCATCCTCGGCCCCGAGAAGGGGCTGCCGCTCTGCGAGGCGATCGAGGACTGCGGCGCCGTCGTGGTCGACGCGAAGAACAAGGTGTGGGTGTCGAAGCGGCTCGAAGGCAAGATCCAGATCCTTCGAGACCCAACGGACGGGGTCTGA
- a CDS encoding class I SAM-dependent methyltransferase, with protein sequence MQHSSPLSRLLRRRVDPVLEAVMRSVSRRDVRGPLRTWLAPHRSEAMRRALDVYAPRLAPLAGAVQQREPEAIARYDALVGEALDSMRKSRPGEREDGGQRAARDVVLGAIDERLYRDRPELMDDPSFPEDERIESLDLLDRFNRCTGIYETVRESIEPLVAIAERAGRRPVRVHDVASGHGGLALYLAETMGDRVAIEASDIRSEYLDLGRAQAAERGLRVDFSVEDALALDGLARRGVDVITCTQALHHFPPGMIARMMGEAARAAKVGACFVDGERSWLSYGLLALTGVLYGRSYTFLHDATVSIRRMFYEEELALLAALAPAMPEGARIETGIAPPSHVFVRIEGRA encoded by the coding sequence ATGCAGCACTCTTCGCCGTTGTCGCGCCTCCTGCGCCGCCGGGTCGATCCGGTGCTCGAGGCGGTGATGCGCAGCGTGTCCCGCCGAGACGTTCGCGGCCCGCTGCGCACCTGGCTGGCCCCGCACCGAAGCGAGGCCATGCGCCGCGCGCTCGACGTGTACGCGCCGAGGCTCGCCCCTCTCGCCGGCGCCGTTCAGCAGCGCGAGCCCGAGGCGATCGCCCGCTACGACGCGCTCGTCGGCGAGGCCCTGGACAGCATGCGCAAGAGCCGTCCGGGCGAGCGTGAAGATGGCGGGCAGCGGGCGGCGAGGGACGTCGTCCTCGGCGCGATCGACGAGCGGCTCTACCGCGACCGCCCCGAGCTGATGGACGACCCGAGCTTCCCCGAGGACGAGCGCATCGAGTCGCTCGACCTGCTCGATCGCTTCAACCGCTGCACGGGGATCTACGAGACCGTGCGCGAGTCGATCGAGCCGCTCGTCGCCATCGCGGAGCGCGCGGGCCGGCGTCCGGTGCGCGTGCACGACGTCGCGTCCGGGCATGGCGGGCTCGCGCTCTACCTCGCGGAGACGATGGGCGATCGCGTGGCGATCGAGGCGAGCGACATCCGCAGCGAGTACCTCGATCTCGGGCGCGCGCAGGCGGCCGAGCGAGGCTTGCGTGTCGACTTCTCGGTCGAGGACGCGCTCGCGCTGGATGGCCTCGCGCGCCGCGGCGTCGACGTGATCACGTGCACGCAGGCGCTGCACCATTTCCCGCCCGGCATGATCGCGCGGATGATGGGCGAGGCCGCGCGCGCGGCCAAGGTGGGCGCGTGCTTCGTCGACGGCGAGCGGAGCTGGCTTTCGTACGGCTTGCTGGCGTTGACGGGCGTCCTCTACGGGCGCTCGTACACGTTCTTGCACGACGCGACCGTCTCGATCCGGCGCATGTTCTACGAGGAGGAGCTCGCGCTGCTCGCGGCGCTCGCGCCGGCGATGCCCGAGGGCGCGCGGATCGAGACCGGCATCGCGCCGCCGTCGCACGTCTTCGTGCGCATCGAGGGGAGGGCGTGA
- a CDS encoding M20 family metallopeptidase, translating into MTTARATLDPAAIHRDTDALAPLLRDIAARIHAHPELRFEEHRAAAWLAEAVESEGIAVERGTGGLPTAFRARVGDGDGPRVAILAEYDALPEIGHACGHNLIAAGALGAFLALARQRGAIRGSVELIGTPAEEGGGGKIRLLEAGVFEGLTAAMMFHPLDRDVLAQPTLANQWLRLHFSGVPSHAAMAPWDGKSALTAAMQTFHLIDSQRIHMRDGVRVHGIIVDGGQAVNIIPERAVAEFSVRAPELEALEMARAIVERCARGAAMACGVEVRIESRGGYKDLRHNLPLARRFGEHLAALGRTAPEIDPQLSTGSTDMGDVSHALPAIHPSIAICDLGETTCHQRPFAEYAASDRGAESMIAAARALALTAADVLADEALRDAMTRAFKSTNRAR; encoded by the coding sequence ATGACGACCGCCCGCGCCACCCTCGATCCCGCTGCGATCCATCGCGACACGGATGCGCTCGCGCCCCTGCTCCGCGACATCGCCGCGCGCATCCACGCCCACCCCGAGCTGCGCTTCGAGGAGCACCGCGCCGCCGCCTGGCTCGCCGAGGCGGTCGAGTCGGAGGGCATCGCGGTCGAGCGCGGCACGGGCGGCCTTCCCACCGCCTTTCGCGCCCGCGTCGGCGACGGCGATGGCCCGCGCGTCGCGATCCTCGCCGAGTACGACGCGCTGCCCGAGATCGGCCACGCCTGCGGTCACAACCTCATCGCAGCCGGCGCGCTCGGCGCCTTCCTCGCGCTCGCGCGGCAGCGAGGAGCCATCCGTGGATCGGTCGAGCTCATCGGCACTCCTGCCGAGGAGGGCGGCGGCGGCAAGATCCGCCTGCTCGAGGCGGGCGTGTTCGAGGGCCTCACCGCGGCGATGATGTTTCACCCCCTCGATCGCGACGTCCTCGCGCAGCCGACGCTCGCGAACCAGTGGCTGCGTCTGCACTTCTCGGGCGTGCCCTCGCACGCGGCGATGGCGCCGTGGGACGGCAAGAGCGCGCTCACGGCCGCGATGCAGACCTTCCACCTGATCGATTCGCAGCGCATCCACATGCGCGACGGCGTGCGCGTGCACGGCATCATCGTCGATGGCGGACAGGCGGTGAACATCATCCCCGAGCGCGCGGTCGCCGAGTTCTCCGTGCGCGCGCCCGAGCTGGAGGCGCTCGAGATGGCGCGCGCGATCGTCGAGCGGTGCGCGCGCGGGGCCGCGATGGCGTGCGGCGTCGAGGTGAGGATCGAGTCGCGCGGCGGCTACAAGGATCTACGTCACAACCTGCCGCTCGCGCGCCGCTTCGGCGAGCACCTCGCCGCGCTCGGCAGGACCGCGCCCGAGATCGATCCGCAGCTGAGCACCGGCTCGACCGACATGGGCGACGTCTCGCACGCGCTCCCTGCGATCCACCCGTCGATCGCGATCTGCGACCTCGGTGAGACCACCTGCCACCAGCGCCCCTTCGCCGAGTACGCTGCGAGCGATCGCGGCGCCGAGTCCATGATCGCCGCCGCGCGCGCTCTCGCGCTCACCGCCGCCGACGTGCTCGCGGACGAGGCTCTACGCGACGCGATGACGCGCGCGTTCAAGTCGACGAACCGCGCTCGCTAG
- a CDS encoding UDP-N-acetylmuramate--L-alanine ligase gives MHVHFVGVAGTGMGALAGLFKAAGHDVSGSDVAFYPPMGPALERWGIRLMQGFDPKNLSPRPDLVVIGNVCRPSNPEARAALDAGIPTKSMPHALAELLLTGRSPLVVGGTHGKTTTSAICAWLLHEAGRDPGFLIGGLPKNFDTSFRLPAAAAPSAARLPLVTGEGLPKRKTPFVVEGDEYDTAFFEKTPKFWHYRPEVAIITSIEHDHIDIYPDEASYLAAFRGFVERVPESGLIVAAAADRRVVEVVQKSARAEVAWFALEGDDTHGMPPHWYAAPAEADESGQSFDLYVGGVLAGRAALRVPGHHNVRNAVAAAAAVAQGFGVPLSTVMGALFTFEGVRRRQDLLYEVRGVRVYDDFAHHPTAVDETLRALRARHTKGALWAVFEPRSATACRSLHQAEYAQAFGSADRIVFAPLGRTEIPEPERLDLAALARDLEAKGKRAVAASSVDAIIELIAREASPGDTVALLSNGAFGGIYDKLREALGR, from the coding sequence ATGCACGTGCACTTCGTGGGCGTCGCCGGCACCGGGATGGGCGCCCTCGCCGGGCTCTTCAAGGCCGCGGGTCACGACGTCTCGGGATCCGACGTCGCGTTCTACCCCCCGATGGGCCCGGCCCTCGAGCGCTGGGGCATCCGCTTGATGCAGGGGTTCGATCCGAAGAACCTCTCGCCACGCCCCGACCTCGTGGTGATCGGCAACGTCTGCCGCCCCTCGAACCCCGAGGCGCGCGCAGCGCTCGACGCCGGCATCCCCACGAAGAGCATGCCGCACGCGCTCGCCGAGCTTCTGCTCACGGGCCGCTCGCCGCTCGTCGTCGGCGGCACCCACGGCAAGACCACGACGAGCGCCATCTGCGCGTGGCTGCTCCACGAGGCCGGTCGCGATCCGGGCTTCCTCATCGGCGGCCTGCCCAAGAACTTCGACACGAGCTTCCGCCTGCCCGCCGCCGCCGCGCCTTCCGCCGCGCGCCTGCCCCTCGTCACCGGCGAGGGCCTGCCGAAGCGGAAAACTCCGTTCGTCGTCGAGGGCGACGAGTACGACACCGCCTTCTTCGAGAAGACCCCGAAGTTCTGGCACTACCGCCCCGAGGTCGCGATCATCACGTCGATCGAGCACGACCACATCGACATCTACCCGGACGAAGCGTCGTATCTCGCGGCCTTCCGCGGCTTCGTCGAGCGCGTCCCCGAGAGCGGCCTCATCGTCGCGGCGGCCGCCGATCGGCGCGTGGTCGAGGTCGTTCAGAAGTCGGCGCGCGCCGAGGTCGCGTGGTTCGCCCTCGAGGGCGACGACACGCACGGCATGCCCCCGCACTGGTACGCCGCGCCCGCCGAGGCGGACGAGAGCGGCCAGTCCTTCGACCTCTACGTCGGCGGCGTGCTCGCCGGCCGCGCCGCGCTGCGCGTGCCCGGACATCACAATGTGCGCAACGCCGTCGCCGCCGCGGCCGCCGTGGCCCAGGGCTTCGGCGTGCCGCTCTCCACGGTGATGGGCGCGCTCTTCACCTTCGAGGGCGTGCGGCGCCGCCAGGACTTGCTCTACGAAGTCCGCGGCGTGCGCGTCTACGACGACTTCGCCCACCACCCCACGGCCGTCGACGAGACGCTGCGCGCGCTCAGGGCCCGCCACACCAAAGGCGCGCTCTGGGCCGTGTTCGAGCCGCGCAGCGCCACCGCATGCCGATCGCTGCACCAGGCCGAGTACGCGCAAGCCTTCGGCTCCGCCGATCGCATCGTCTTCGCGCCGCTCGGGCGCACCGAGATCCCCGAGCCCGAGAGGCTCGACCTCGCCGCGCTCGCGCGTGACCTCGAGGCGAAGGGCAAGCGCGCCGTGGCGGCCTCGTCGGTCGACGCGATCATCGAGCTCATCGCCCGCGAGGCTTCCCCCGGCGACACGGTCGCGCTCCTGTCGAATGGCGCCTTCGGCGGCATCTACGACAAGCTGCGGGAGGCGCTCGGCCGATGA